GCAGTGGGGAGGATGAGGAATTCTGGGCTGAGCTGCGGAGTCTTCGGCAGAAGTGAGTCTGGGGAGGATGGAGGTCAAAGGGTGGACTTGGGAGAGCAAAGTGTTTGGCTAGCCTTCTCACGCTCCTGATGTGTCCGCAGGCACTTGTCAGAGGTGGAGGCACTACAGACACTACAGAAACAGGAAATTGAGGACTTATACAGCAGGCTCGGGAAGCAGCCCCCGCCGGGTATCGTGGCCCCTGCTGCTATGCTGTCTAGCCGCCAGCGCCGCCTCTCCAAGGGCAGCTTCCCCACCTCCCGGCGCAATAGCTTGCAGCGCTCTGAGCCCCTGGGCCCTGGTGAGACAGCAGTTGCCCCACTTCCATCTTTCTGGAGACCCGTCCCTAGTGATCTTTCTTTCAGGCCCTGGGGGTCTGCCCCCTAGTTTGGGGGGGACTAGCCCCCTCTCCCCATGGCCCCTTCCCTCACTCAgtgctctccctccccatcctgcaCCCAGGCATCATGCGAAGGAACTCCCTGAGTGGCAGCAGCACCGGCTCCCAGGAGCAGCGGGCGAGCAAGGGGGTGACATTCGCCAGGGATGTTGGCAGGATGGTGAGGGCGGGCCCAAGGGAGGGAGAGCCCAGGGAATGATAACTGGCTGCAGCTTCACCCTCCTCCCATCCTGGAGGTTTCttcagtactttttcttttccctccagtGAATTCCGAACAGAAGCCATGTGTCTCATCCACACCAGGGCCCACCGTGGAGCTTGTGCTCTCAGAATCTGCTGACCAGCACAACTCTGCAAAGAAGACCTCAACACTGAGGGAGTAGGAGGCCCCAGGGGCATGGAGAGTGCCGTTCCATTATAGGGAAGAGCCAAACATGTGGGAACTGTTTTGCTGTGTGTAGAAGGCATAAATTCTGCAGCCTACCATCCTCATCCCTGCCACCTCTCCAGCCAAGAGTGAACCACTAAGCAGTCCCACCTGAGCCCGGATGCTTCTAGAAGGCACACTCCCagctgggcaggaggagggggtgtTCTCACACCAGAATTAGTAGCAGCCAATAAAAATGCTGGAACCTAGAACCTGGTGAATTTGTATGTCGGGCCTTAGGAACTGGGGGCAAAGCTTTAAGGGGTAAGGCAGGGGAGGATTTACAAGGAATTCCCGTTTCACAACGGGAGGCAGGGGTGGAGCCCAGCCTTCTGGCTTCCTGCCAGCAGTTCATGAGGAAACTGCAAGGTCAATAATCCACCTGATCAAGCTAAGAGGCCACCCAGACTCCACCTTAGGCCTACACAAGCAGGCCCCAGTGgaagttaaaagaatgaaagctgCTTGTCCCTCATCCTTcatctacctctctctctctctctctctctctctctctctctctctctctctctctctctctctctctcgatgGGAAAAGGCAGTAAAGTTGGAGTAGTGTGTTCCTCAGGGTACAGGACAAAAGAGTGAGTGACCTTCCTTCCCCCCAAgacctggttcagtctcagacaGCCCAGTGACCCACCACGATCTCTCCCTTAAATCAGGTGGAAAGATCTCATGGAAAAAGCAATTCTAGTTAAACATTTACGGCTCCCTGGGGCCATGCCACAGCTGCAGCTACTGCCTGTAGAGCGTTCCAGCATGAAGTGTCAGCCCCAACACACTCATTGGACTCGGAGAGAGATGACTCAGTTTACTGTTCTCAACCTGACCCCATTTTTCCCACTTTAGGCTCCAACACTGCACAGAGCTGCCACCCTCACCCCCATTAAGAGCCCACCTCTTGTCCTCCACCCTCCCAGCCAGACCCTGAAGGGGATAAACCACAAAGTCAGAAAGCTTGGGAAAAGCCAAGGTCAGATACCTCGAACAAGGAAAACAAACTAGGAAAAGGAGTCAGTGGCCACACGCAGTGAGTGCGAGGTGGGCATATTCCCTTGACAATGGCCAAATGCACAAACCCGTGGTTACTTGGGCTCTATCATCGTCCAAAGTTAGTAAGAAGAAAAGCAATGCTGTGAGCAGGCTTCCATTTCTACAGGGTCGTGGGGCATCATCCGTCATGTGAAGGGACTCCAGCAGGTCGGAGATGCAGGATGCCCATCTGGATCAGTGTCCTGATGCCCTTTCCTGAGCTCGGGCTCGAGCAGCTTTGGCCTCATCTTCCAGCTCATCCAGGAAACGCTCCTGGGACACGG
This region of Physeter macrocephalus isolate SW-GA chromosome 14, ASM283717v5, whole genome shotgun sequence genomic DNA includes:
- the LOC114487780 gene encoding LOW QUALITY PROTEIN: uncharacterized protein (The sequence of the model RefSeq protein was modified relative to this genomic sequence to represent the inferred CDS: inserted 1 base in 1 codon); translated protein: MPSTHSKTVPTCLALPYNGTALSMPLGPPTPSVLRSSLQSCAGQQILRAQAPRWALVWMRHMASVRNSLEGKEKVLKKPPGWEEGEAAASVCSASTSDKCLRTHQEREKASQTLCSPKSTLXTSILPRLTSAEDSAAQPRIPHPPHCSLIPHCSDTGCCRSSSSTLGWDGSGVEGCPPLGVPSHRPLPLRLQPPGPRLHGHFQPEPPWPLARLQYYPPCLSSPRSAEGLEVSGSQREWGMSVAGEEAQLVP